AAGgacgcgccgccggcggaggagaagcccaaggagggcggcggcgaggagaagaaggaggaggcgccgccgccgccgcccccgccgccggaggaggtcGAGATGCGGGTCTACATGCACTGCGAGGGGTGCGCCAGGAAGGTCAAGAAGATCCTCAGGCGCTTCGACGGTAATGCCGCCatgtccggccggccggccggccatttCTCTGTTAGCTTAACCTCCCTTCTTTGCTGGGCCATCGAATGGATTTTCAGTTTCTGCTTTGGACTCTGCTAATGTTCTTGCGATTTCTGAAGTAACCACTGTTGGTTTCTTTTGGTTGTGGGAAGCAGCAAGCTAATCTGTATCTGTATGCTCATCAGGTCTCTAACAGGCATGCTGGGATTAAGATTTCAGAATATTctctattttaaaaaaaaacaagaaaaaaataaatcagaACTCCAGATTTGGAATATTTTGAAAGTTATTATTATTACTtagaagaaaaagaattgatgTGATTCATGGTAGGATTTCAAGGGTGGTAGGTGGATAGCGGTTTAATTAATCAGATTCGCCCAATTAATTAGATCTTTCGTTTTCAACTGCTGTAATTGCACATGAATCCATCAGTTGATAATGCTGGGGAGAATGACTGACCGAGAGATCCGAATGACTTTTAgctccagaaaaaaaaaggtttggTAGATTCCAAGAGAATGACAGCCTTGGGCTTATGTCATTCAGAGCTCAAAAAGTGAAGCTGATTCCTCAGTCACCTTCAAATTCTCATAAGTTTCAAGCATGATGCATATTCCCCATGTACTTGTAGTTGCTATCAAAGGGAACCTGAGATTCCATAGCTCAAGTGTTCAAATCTTCGTGACATCTGAAATGAAAAATTCTGTGTCGGTACTGCAGGAGTGGAGGACGTGATTGCTGActcaaaggcacacaaggtggtGGTGAAGGGGAAGAAGGCAGCCGCCGACCCCATGAAAGTGGTGGCGCGTGTCCAGAAGAAGACCGGACGCAAGGTGGAGCTTCTCTCGCCGATCCCGCCTCCGCcggaggagaagaaggaagaggagaagaaggaggagccggagccacCCAAGCTGGAGGAAAAGAAGGAGGTGAATGAGACAATTCTCATCTGAACAGCTTACCAAGTTCTTGCTGCATTGGCCCTTGTTGTTCCACATTGCAGCGTTTTCTATGCTAATTTTCTTTCATCAGAGGCTGATATCAGAATGTTTCCTTCTCTTGTCTGGTCTTGAAGCCGCCTGTGCTCGCCGTTGTACTGAAGGTACATATGCACTGCGAAGCCTGCGCTGAGGGGCTCAGGAAGAGGATCCTCAAGATGAAAGGTGCTTATTAGTAGGCTGCAATCAGATTTCCAGTCCTTTTCATGCTATCCATACTATCTTCATGTCCTATCTAGTTTACTAAGGCTTCGTGGATGCAATTAGTTCTGATGGTTCGAATGGCCAAATCCTGTCGTTCTGATGAAATGACTTGAAACAGATCTCTTCATTCAAGTGAATGAAACAAAGTTTCTACAGTCAACAATTCCTCCGAGCACCTGTCTGATTAAAAATCAACAAGATTGTTAggcttgtcaaaaaaaaaacctgctCCTTGATCTGAGTcacagattttttttcttcttattcctgGTTGTGCAGGGGTGCAATCTGCAGAGCCAGACCTGAAGGCATCGGAGGTGACAGTGAAGGGTGTGTTCGAGGAGGCCAAGCTGGCCGAGTACGTGTACAAGCGCACCGGTAAGCATGCTGCCATCATCAAGTCTGAGCCTGTGGCTCCGCCGGAGAGCGCAGGGGGTGACAGCAAGGccaaggaggagaagaaggcaGAAGGTGGCAGCGaggagaagaaggacgacgacaaggaggagaagaaggacgGCAAAGAAGGTGGCGgcgaggagaagaaggaggagaagaaggagaaggagggtggtgatgctgccgccggcgacgagaagGAGAAGGCGGACAAGGAGAAGGAGGCAGCTGCCATTGCTGCGGCCAACCTGTACATGCACTACCCGCGGTTCGCATTCCCCGGCGGGTActaccagccgccgccgccgctaccgccGCCCGGGTATGTTTACCAGCCAGCCTACCCGCCAGCAGCCTACCCACCGCCACCGGTGTATGCGCAGCACCACCAGGCAATGGCTCCGCAGATCTTCAGTGATGAGAACCCGAATGCGTGCTACATCATGTAAAAAGGTAGAACCGTGGGGTCTAgaggaaataaaagaaaataagaagCAGGGGATGGAAAGAGAGAGCTGCATAATTTGGAGGTtgtctttgcaaaaaaaaacgcCATTGAGCAAAGCAAATggcaacttgaagaaaagtaCCAGGCTTTTTGAGGGGTTAGATCtccatttcttttcattttgtaATTTTAACCCTTTTTCACCTTTCTGGTATAAAGTAAGTCTGGTCAGTTTATGGATGTTATATCTTTATGTAGAATTTTGCCTTGTACTGCCTCAGCTTCAGACTTCTATAAAAAAAACTGTACTATACTATAACCATTTACCTTGGTTCCCTCTTTCTAGTCTTCACTTCTTTTACCCTTTTCTCTAGGAACAGAATAACTGATTCAGCAACTTTACTTTAGGAATCTGAATTTTATCGCGGTTAATGATGTGAAGGTTCTAGAGGTGGCTGTGGAGGGGACAAGTGCTTAGCATGTGCATATGGGGCATGTGAATGTGATCGGTCCATGGTGCATGGCCCAAAATCCGAGGTGGATTGCAGCTTCAATTTTGGTGCTCCCTGCTTTTTCACTGGCACACTGCAGAGCAGTACTCGTGGAACTCCAGTGGTAGCTCCAGCCTTGGCAACATGCCAACATCAACTCTGAATGTGAGGATTCTTTCCCATCATCATGGCAACATCAACTCTCACCCTCTCAGGAGGTGTGGCTCAAATGATGGAGGGTGGATGAATCCATTTCTTCTTTttgcttttcattttttttgtaatCTCAaccttttttcacctttttgcTATAAATTATGTCTGGACTTGTCAGTTTATGGATGCTATCTTTATGTAGATTTTGCCTTTTACTGTCTCACCTTCAGACTTAACTAGATTATACTAACATATTTGCCTTCGTCTCATTTTTTCTACCCCTTCTGACTTTTCTACTAGAGACTGCACCACATCTTCATGCATTTTGTGTATTTATGGATTTGCAGTTACTTCTATATTGTGCAGTTTATCAATTATACTCTGCATCCTGTAATGAGTCAAAATTAGCAGAGGAAGGTGTTCAATTTTGGTTCACTGATATACATTCAAAAGTTGACGAGCCCTACTTCACCCAACCTAAGATGTACGATGTATAGGTTCTTGTTCGGTTCTCCTGCCTTGCTAGATCTAGCACGAATTTATGCGTACTTTATTTTAATATTTGTCTGTCCTGATTCTTGGGGTACCATTTGTAGTATTCTCCATCTAGTTATACGTTAAGGGTAGTTCCAAGTATTTTGTTATGATAATTTCCCTCTTCTTATGAAATGATAATTATCTCTCCTGCGCATTTGAGATAAAAACATATTTACTATGTATCTTTTGATATCAGAATTTAAAGAATTAATAAATTTACTATGTATCTTTTGATATCAGAATCAAATGAATTAAAAAATTTACTATGTATCTTTTGATATCAGAATCAAAAGAATTAATATAAGTCCATAATTTAAAGTGATTCTGAGTAATCAAATCTGTTTAGTCTTGGAGTTATCCATGTCACTGTCACATGTGCCCAAGTTATTTTCTGTTTGTACCAGGTGATCCGGAACCATCCAAGTGTTCTTCAGATTTATCAAAACAAGCTGTTGAATCTGAGAAGATCTCGAAGGAAGATATTGACAAGTTAAACAAGAAGGTCAGCACACTAAATTAGGAATTTAAGGACAGCAATTGCTATGGTCCCAACAAAAGATACTGGCTTTCAGCTTACTGGACTGGGTTCAAGCAACCAGGGCAGATTTCACGCATCTGAAACACCGGGTAAACAGATCTGCTATTCCAGTTCTCATTGTTTCCTTTATTTATCCTCCACATTTTGAGTAATCTTTGTCTAAAAAAGCACTTCTAGTAAGTAACCTTCGTACAATGCATTTCATTGCGACTTGCATGCAGTGGTAATATTTTTATCAGCGACGTTCGATGATTGAGACCGGAGATGGCACTGATTGGGCAGTGGGTGTAGCACTTGCTTTTGCTACTCTTATAGTTGAGGGAATTATATGGTTAGGTTATCGAGAGGGGTACATTCAGCTACTGCCATTCTGGCGTCCATGACCAGAGGAGACTGGAAAGTGGTACTGCCGCCTGATCATCTTGTCATGAACCAAGATGAGCTTTTTACTGTGTTGTacagtatttttttttaattgtttGGTGTATATATGGTATCCACATTGCTGGGTTGATATGGAATCAGGATCTATGGGACTTTGAGTATCTCCCACAGTGACGGGGTTTGGGAAATTCTACAAATTCAAATTGGATACACCATGATGGCTAAAATTTCTGAAGCATCAGTTCATGCTTGTAGGAGCATATGCATGGGACATAGTTTCAGATAACAATATATAGAAGTCATTTGTCAGGCAATCAGTTCAATGCTTATAGAAGCTTATGCTTGGGGCATAATTTCTGAGAACCAGAAGAATGCAAGTTACTCAGTTGTTTTTTCTGCTGACTATTAGGATTTTATTACGAGTGCTCTAAACCTTAACAGAATGTGTACTGAACTTATATGACTGAACATTGTACACTGAAATTACATGGGAAGAAAGATCATTTATTTCTGGGCATACAAGTACCCGCCTGCTTACCTGCCTTTTCATCAGGAAATTACTTACAGTTGCAGGTGTAGCATGCTGCATGCAGTCAGTCACAACTCACAACCAGTGCACCTACCCATTTAGATGATGAGAATCTGCAATGACCTCAGTGGTCTCAAACCAAAAATCTGAAATCGTTCTTCAGAAGGGTCCTGATTCTTCAGAATCTACTACTACCTCATGAGTGAGTGAGCCACGTGCACGTGCAGACTGCACGGCATTGAAGCACATGATGATCGTTTTTTTTTGATACTCCAAGGAGAATCGGAGATGATGGTTGGTTGGTCGTCGATTTCATGAGAGCTCGCATGTGGAAGGACACCTCAGCTCTGCACAGTCTGCAGAACTAACCACATCCACAGACCAGACTGCCGAATCTGCAACATGATTTCCTTCACTGGAAccatgcattgcattgctttgCACAGTGGGATTCTCTTAAATAGCAATACCATCCAAATTTATTGTAGCAATCTTACTAGCAGATCAGCAGCTAGTAAGATTGTTGATTATGATTGATCCCACAATTTTTTGTTTTTCGAATTAAATGGTCCcacaattaaaaataaaaagaaaaattgacGCTGCAAGCAGTATAGGCGAGACAAACGGGGCCCACTATCGCGCTCCCTTACCTGGGCCGCGGGAGAGGAAGCAGCACACGCGCGGCTCCAAGCGGGTCGGGCAACGCGCGGAGTTGGAGCCTGGAGGAGCGCGGCAGGATTAGTACCACCTCGCTACCGCACGGAACGAAAGACTAGGTTATAAGCTGCTGCGCCGGAACCATTTTGTTTCTTCGAAGACATCTGATAAAATTGgaatgataaaaaaaattagtatGGCTCCTGCACAGGATGACACGTACAATTCGAgaaataatttaaatttttttgagattttGCGGTCCCGGCGGCCTTGCAGATACACCCCTGAATATTTCCGGTCCCTACGGCCTTCGCCCTGTTCGAGAAAAGCGATGGTTGGGCTCCCAGCCCAACCGTTCGGGgcaccccgcgccgccgtctgAGCATCCATCAGACACCGCCCGCAGGCAGCGCCCTTCTCATCGCCTCTCCCAGCCGGTGCCCATCCATCCGTCCTCGCGTAGCCTCCAGCACAGAGATCCAGGCGGCGGCTCGCTGGTGCTGGGTATTGGTACTGTGCACCCAGCCAGCTCAGCCTAGCCAGCGCTTTTACGTTCAACCGAACAGGGTCCTTGCAGATACACCCCTGAATATTTACGGCCCAGTCCCTGGTTCCCTGGTAAAGCTGCTACTCTCTTCCAGAGACGTccctggatgagttctttgaGGACCCTGATGCTACTATGTTCCTGCAGAATGGTCCTGGTTGTTGTTCTAGTGTCACACTTACACCCCTGCGGATTTATGCTCCTGTCCTTAAGTTATGTTTTTCTTTACAGCCACGCACCTGGAGGTAAACGGTCTTCATTGAGATGGTTTCTTATAAGCAGAGGGGTTCCTTTTGAACTGTTTCAACGTGAGTTGCAAACCTCTTATAGTTTACTTGTAAGAGATCCTCATATGCATTTCACGTCTCGTTTGTGTTATTGAACTTCTTTTCCAAATATAATTGATTGTCTTCTCCTCTTGTACATTTCAGTCTCGTTTGTGTTATTGAAATTCTTTTCCAAATATAATTGATTGGCTTTAGTAGTAGCTCATTAATATTATCCTTTAATTTGCTCTAGACTATTTTTTACTGTTTTTTTACATAATAAGGTTCAAAATTCCCTACCATATTTTTACACATACTTATCTCAAATCCCATAGGAAGTAAGAAAAGCTCATGAGAAGCAAGATTTCCATCCAAGGTGCTGCGAAATGAATGAATCCATGACATAAGAACAAATTAAAATGTCCTTGCGTGTGCCCCCATTTTTGTTCCCCCACGAGTCAAGTCAAATTATCTTCATTAATGGTTCGGGGCGTCTTATGTACGGCTTTCTTCTGTTGGATAAGTCGATTCCTCTTgggttaaaaaaaaaagagagctaATCTATCTGCCAATCCCTCCTAATACTTGCGGATGAGAGGGCGCTATGAGGTATATAAACGAAGCTTATTATGGGAAGAAGGCAAGAAGCTTTAACATTATCCTAAGGATTTCTTTCGTAAACATTGGAGCCACACTGCCACTGGCTTTTGCCGGTTGGAGACACAAGTGGACTGACAACTGACTGAATCCGCATTTGTGTCTTGCACCACCGGTGTCGCCGGCGTGGGCAAACAGGCTCGCCTAGAAAGCACACGTTAGCAAGAGTATTTGCCAATAACTTTATTCTCTCTGTCTCTCGCCTCGAAACCATGCAATCTCTTTGAGATTAATCTTCTGCATCTCTTTTAAAAACATTCATTCACGTTCCGCACAATCTTTAAATTTACTTGGCACGCGCACAATGCAGCTGTGGTTTGCaccatagtcacaggattcggggtcgatgcctcgtcccacgacccgggaacatcgttccgattcgagggtcggggtcgaagagggtcagtgtcccattcaaggttggatcgcgtcccggtttgacaggggtcgcagccccattgctagaagatttaattgggataagaagGTTATTGATAGAGGATTGAGAtggtttttgttagataatGAGTTGAGTACATGTAGTatatggtctaaatgtactcttttgTACGTTTTTTATATGCTTGTatagattagtttcttcattagtagcacatatatatagtttttgtctttctaaagacgcatcgacccgaagatatcgaccctGATGAATCAGAGTCgcgttccacataataatttatcgttccatagaggtataccccattcgtaccacaattttataaaatgacgactctcgaccctcgaccccgttcctcaaCCCGGTCGATCCAGGAACTTTGTGCCTATGGTTTGCACCATTCCACGTTCACCATTACCATACCGTGAAACACAGCGTGTTTGGACCCGTATGCGAAATTCTTATAGAGCGCGCGTGCGCCACTAGGGATTGCAGCGAACGGTAGTCACTTCTCTATTCCACTTCCTATTCTTTAGTATTCTAGATACCGTTTCGGATTCCATCTCATTTTTAAAAACTCCAACGCATTTTTTATTCCCCTTTCCCCATGCCTTCAACCTCGAGATGCAGGCGAAAGGGGATCCAATCACCAGATTCTCCAGATTTGAGGGAGATGGGGCGGCAAATCGCCGGAGACAAGGAGGGCAGCCGCGTCGATCTCATCGTCACGCCCGCAGTTGCCGTGCGATTCATCCGCGCTGGGGCTGTATGTCGGAGACGAGGAGGGCTGCCGCTCCCAAGCTCGTTGCCTCGTCGTTTCGACTGCATCGAGACGCGGTACACCGGAGAAGAGAAGGGAATGCACGCCGAGTTCGTTGCGCCATTTGTTTCGCCTGCATCGTGGGGAAGTTCGCCGGAGACGAGGAGGCAGCTGCGCCGAGATCGCTGCTCCATAGCTTCACCGGCATTGAGATGGATCGAAGGGGATCACCGACGAGGTGGAAGGGGATCACACTTGTCTTCACCACTGCTTTTTGGCAGTGATCTGCTGGGAGAATTGATCCTACTCTTGTCAACATCAACCACGGCTACCATTGTTGAACCTTCGATTCAGGTAACTGCATCTAGTTGCATCGCCCCATCTTGCCTGCCCCCAAAGACCATGGCATCTTCCTCCTACGTAGCACCACAACACCAGCATCCTATATGTCTTACATTTTGGAATTGTTTTTGCAATTATATGTCAAGAGTACGTATCCTATAAAATTTTGCATATAGTAGTCAAAAGTTTGGTTATATTCTATTGCAAAGAGCTGTGCGTACAAATTGAAAGTCAAGGATACTAGAGTTTTCAGTTATGTTTTTAGAATTTATTTAAATTACAAATGTAAAGTTTTGTACACCTGGTTCATaagtttttaaaaaatactaatgttaaatttttagtttaactATATTCGTTAGAAAATTAGGAATtctataaaattttgaatatgTGCATTTAAAAGTAGGGgttctagaattttttttgttaatatgtgcacttaaagtttttttcatattttttttataaactgTTATGTATAGAATTTGAAATCTAAGGATGTGTAAATTTTTAAATCATGTAGTTGAAATTAATTGACCTACATATGTGAAGTTTTATACATGTGGCTCATAAGCCTTAAAAGTATCTATATGAAGTTTTTAAATATGTACATTTTTTAAAGTTCCTGAAATGTGTAAGCAGTAAGTTCCTAAGTTTGGAGTGCAAAGTTTTGGCTCTAGGAGTATAATTTTTTAAATGTACTAGTAGAAAGTTTCTAGATTCAATTTTATGGCTCATACCGTTTTTATTTTGCATAGGAACAACTTTCTTATGCATGGATGGGACCATAAAGTTGTACTCTAGAGCCATGTACTCATTAGATTGCTATAGTTTTAGAATGCAAAGTTTTAAAATAGGTTTGGATCCAGAAGTTCAACATTTGAAATGCCCTACTAGAAATTTTTTGGGTTAAATGCCCTTTACAATAGGAAATAAAATCTTTCAAGTATCGAGATCAAATAGTCTAAAATATTGAATCTACAGGCACAAAGTATTAGTTCGAGAGTACACTGTTTGAAATGAACCACTAGAAAGTTCTAACTATTTAGATTGTAAAGtttcaaaatacaaaatttaGGATTTGAGAAGACAAACTTTACAACATGCTAATTGAAATTTTCTTAATTCAGAGGCAAAATTTGGAGTACATTTTAGTAAACAGATTTTAACTA
This sequence is a window from Panicum virgatum strain AP13 chromosome 7K, P.virgatum_v5, whole genome shotgun sequence. Protein-coding genes within it:
- the LOC120640748 gene encoding heavy metal-associated isoprenylated plant protein 7-like isoform X1; its protein translation is MGEVSEASRAGDASVSLPRSPPASSPPTQGGVLMAFVVPLLRSQEAKKEEAEKPKEAAAPAEDKPKDAPPAEEKPKEGGGEEKKEEAPPPPPPPPEEVEMRVYMHCEGCARKVKKILRRFDGVEDVIADSKAHKVVVKGKKAAADPMKVVARVQKKTGRKVELLSPIPPPPEEKKEEEKKEEPEPPKLEEKKEPPVLAVVLKVHMHCEACAEGLRKRILKMKGVQSAEPDLKASEVTVKGVFEEAKLAEYVYKRTGKHAAIIKSEPVAPPESAGGDSKAKEEKKAEGGSEEKKDDDKEEKKDGKEGGGEEKKEEKKEKEGGDAAAGDEKEKADKEKEAAAIAAANLYMHYPRFAFPGGYYQPPPPLPPPGYVYQPAYPPAAYPPPPVYAQHHQAMAPQIFSDENPNACYIM
- the LOC120640748 gene encoding heavy metal-associated isoprenylated plant protein 7-like isoform X2 produces the protein MGEEAKKEEAEKPKEAAAPAEDKPKDAPPAEEKPKEGGGEEKKEEAPPPPPPPPEEVEMRVYMHCEGCARKVKKILRRFDGVEDVIADSKAHKVVVKGKKAAADPMKVVARVQKKTGRKVELLSPIPPPPEEKKEEEKKEEPEPPKLEEKKEPPVLAVVLKVHMHCEACAEGLRKRILKMKGVQSAEPDLKASEVTVKGVFEEAKLAEYVYKRTGKHAAIIKSEPVAPPESAGGDSKAKEEKKAEGGSEEKKDDDKEEKKDGKEGGGEEKKEEKKEKEGGDAAAGDEKEKADKEKEAAAIAAANLYMHYPRFAFPGGYYQPPPPLPPPGYVYQPAYPPAAYPPPPVYAQHHQAMAPQIFSDENPNACYIM